One genomic window of Hymenobacter sp. J193 includes the following:
- a CDS encoding glycosyltransferase, protein MSPSAKPRVLFISYDGMTDPLGQSQVLPYLVGLSARGYEITLLSTEKRERYTQHAKTIQDITSQAGIRWETIFFTSKPPVLAKLYDRYQLRAKAVALHKQHRFDMTHCRSYVSAEVGLYLKQKFGVKLLFDMRGFWVDERVEGGMWNLKNPIYRQAYRNYKQKEAAFIAASDGIISLTENGKNEMLTWPSYSQAPISVIPCSADFSVFPLVTKQARQDSRRALGLQPEGLVISYLGSIGAWYLLDEMLQQFAAIKQQYPAAKMLFVTQEPLAEILTAAGKVPGLKADDFLVRPATRKEVPGLIAASDVNLFFIKQSYSKKASSPTKLGEILAMGLPVICNDGVGDVAGIIERTEGGIALSDLDKAGFDKAALAIPTLLAKDGGLIREKAQEYYDLDNAIASYYAMYQQLLQK, encoded by the coding sequence ATGAGCCCTTCTGCAAAACCCAGAGTTTTGTTCATCTCCTACGATGGCATGACGGATCCTTTGGGTCAGTCACAGGTGCTGCCCTATTTGGTTGGCTTATCGGCAAGAGGGTATGAAATTACTTTGCTTTCGACCGAGAAAAGGGAACGGTATACCCAGCATGCCAAGACCATACAGGACATTACAAGCCAGGCGGGCATTCGTTGGGAAACTATATTCTTTACCAGCAAACCGCCGGTCTTGGCTAAGTTGTACGACCGATATCAGCTAAGAGCAAAGGCGGTAGCGTTGCATAAACAGCACCGGTTTGATATGACGCACTGCCGTAGCTATGTGAGTGCGGAAGTAGGCTTATATCTGAAGCAGAAATTTGGTGTTAAACTCCTGTTTGATATGCGCGGCTTCTGGGTGGATGAGCGTGTAGAAGGGGGAATGTGGAATCTGAAGAATCCCATATACCGTCAGGCATACCGGAATTATAAACAAAAGGAAGCCGCGTTTATAGCCGCGTCCGACGGCATTATCAGCTTAACGGAAAACGGTAAAAATGAGATGCTGACCTGGCCTAGCTACAGCCAGGCGCCCATTTCCGTTATTCCGTGTAGCGCTGATTTCTCCGTATTCCCATTGGTAACCAAACAGGCCCGCCAAGATTCGCGTAGGGCTTTGGGGCTGCAGCCAGAAGGCTTGGTGATAAGCTATTTGGGCTCAATTGGCGCGTGGTATTTGCTGGATGAAATGCTGCAGCAGTTTGCGGCTATCAAGCAGCAGTATCCGGCGGCCAAAATGCTGTTCGTTACGCAGGAGCCCTTGGCCGAAATACTGACGGCCGCAGGAAAAGTACCCGGGCTAAAGGCCGACGACTTTCTGGTGCGGCCGGCTACCCGCAAAGAGGTTCCCGGTCTGATTGCCGCTTCGGATGTGAACCTGTTCTTTATCAAGCAGAGCTATTCCAAAAAAGCCAGCTCCCCAACCAAACTGGGCGAAATCCTGGCCATGGGCCTGCCGGTTATCTGCAACGATGGGGTAGGAGACGTAGCAGGCATCATTGAGCGTACCGAAGGCGGCATTGCGCTTTCTGACCTTGACAAAGCAGGGTTCGACAAGGCGGCCCTGGCCATTCCTACTCTGCTGGCCAAGGATGGCGGTTTAATCCGGGAAAAGGCTCAGGAGTACTATGATCTGGATAATGCCATTGCCAGCTATTATGCTATGTATCAGCAGCT
- a CDS encoding glycosyltransferase family 4 protein, which produces MRIAFISLMANAPWGGSEVLWSNTAAYALDQGHEVFFSAYEWPSPHTNINKLIQKGAVSYFRPHSTLKTRLINKLYKAAKVSSPEVAAIKKFKPDVILFNQGGAYTLRYWPELLAFAKENAIPYHLICHSYNEAVTFAEKQQKFIVSIFEGAVKVFTVSLQQKAIIERQLAHSITNNIQVANLLNLPAEYPISFPAATLDVPQLACIGSLTILAKGQDILFEALSSEKWKGRPWQLNLFGTGPDLDYLKRLALFYGIDDKVRFRGHVANMAAIWAECHLLIVPSRIDSGPMVVAEAMICGRPVVSTRVGIVPEWITPGDTGYIAEGTTSHALDQILEVAWNDRYNWQKIGQQASIFGADKMTASPIELFLDQLLTTEKL; this is translated from the coding sequence ATGCGCATAGCTTTCATTTCCTTAATGGCAAACGCACCGTGGGGTGGAAGCGAAGTGTTGTGGAGCAATACTGCTGCCTATGCTTTGGATCAGGGGCATGAGGTATTTTTTTCTGCCTATGAGTGGCCCTCACCGCATACAAATATCAACAAGCTTATCCAAAAGGGTGCAGTGTCCTATTTCAGGCCTCATTCTACGTTGAAAACAAGACTGATCAATAAGCTATATAAAGCTGCTAAAGTTTCTTCTCCTGAAGTTGCCGCTATTAAAAAATTCAAACCCGATGTTATACTCTTTAACCAGGGGGGCGCTTATACGTTGAGGTATTGGCCGGAGCTACTTGCCTTCGCCAAAGAAAATGCCATTCCTTACCATCTTATTTGTCATTCATACAATGAGGCGGTAACATTTGCTGAGAAGCAACAAAAATTTATCGTCAGCATATTCGAAGGAGCAGTTAAGGTATTTACAGTATCGCTTCAACAGAAGGCAATAATTGAAAGACAGCTAGCTCATAGCATCACCAACAATATTCAGGTCGCAAACCTGCTCAATCTACCGGCAGAATATCCTATATCATTTCCTGCAGCAACACTAGATGTCCCGCAACTGGCCTGCATCGGGAGCCTGACGATTCTTGCTAAGGGGCAGGATATTCTATTTGAGGCATTAAGCTCCGAAAAATGGAAAGGCCGTCCCTGGCAGCTCAACTTATTTGGGACCGGGCCAGATCTAGATTACCTGAAACGATTAGCCTTATTTTATGGAATTGATGATAAAGTAAGATTTCGGGGGCACGTAGCGAATATGGCAGCTATATGGGCAGAATGCCATCTGTTAATTGTTCCTTCACGAATTGACTCCGGGCCAATGGTTGTGGCCGAAGCCATGATTTGCGGGAGGCCTGTAGTATCTACACGAGTAGGTATTGTTCCAGAATGGATTACTCCTGGTGACACTGGTTACATTGCGGAAGGCACAACTTCTCACGCTCTGGATCAGATATTGGAGGTTGCATGGAATGATAGATACAATTGGCAGAAAATCGGCCAGCAGGCGTCAATTTTTGGCGCAGATAAAATGACAGCTAGTCCGATAGAGCTATTCCTAGATCAGCTATTAACTACTGAAAAGCTGTAA
- a CDS encoding ABC transporter ATP-binding protein yields the protein MQTRFTARVGLSVVKSQMYKYLHFPFWHFTDVGSAALVNSTITVPTYYVIGIVRQIFILLSEICIVVVIVVGIFIYKPLLLVILGLVLFPATFLAYRALRVKSQRIGSKLNVLRPATMGIVNELFSGYVELKLANKQKHFSDSAVEKQQNIQVLEAEAYLYTLLPLKLIEMVAILGVITIFLYAILIAPDSTSLISLVGLFAAAAYRLMPSVNRILTAMLQLKTSQYTIEALEKFRGDEYVEAPHPQQLPLRFEQSLAFKNVNFSFPGAARPTLQGINIDIRKGEKIGFIGSSGSGKTTLMNILLRFYTEQGGHIAVDGERLTSQHLQAWHKIIGYVKQDTFLMEASIKDNITLGETDVDEARLQYAIEQASLQNFIKGLPEGVDTYIGERGSKLSGGQRQRIGIARAMYKKTEILVLDEATSALDNETEREVNEAINKLSQTDITILIIAHRITTLRECDRIYELNEGKIIAEHQYESLIRRIV from the coding sequence TTGCAAACCCGCTTTACTGCCAGAGTTGGTCTTTCCGTTGTGAAAAGCCAGATGTATAAATATTTGCATTTCCCTTTCTGGCATTTCACTGATGTTGGCTCTGCGGCGTTGGTAAACAGTACAATTACTGTTCCCACTTACTATGTTATAGGTATTGTTCGCCAGATATTTATCCTCCTGTCAGAAATTTGCATTGTTGTAGTTATTGTAGTTGGTATTTTTATTTACAAACCGCTTCTGCTTGTTATTCTTGGGTTGGTATTGTTTCCCGCTACGTTTCTTGCCTACCGGGCATTGCGCGTAAAGTCGCAAAGAATCGGAAGCAAGCTCAATGTGCTTCGCCCGGCTACAATGGGCATCGTGAACGAGTTGTTTTCCGGCTATGTGGAATTGAAGCTCGCCAACAAGCAAAAACATTTCAGTGATTCGGCAGTAGAAAAGCAGCAGAATATTCAGGTGCTTGAAGCAGAGGCGTATTTGTACACGCTGCTACCCCTGAAGCTAATTGAGATGGTTGCTATATTAGGAGTTATTACCATATTTCTATATGCCATCCTAATCGCGCCGGATTCAACTAGCCTTATCTCTCTTGTAGGGCTTTTCGCAGCAGCGGCTTACCGGCTTATGCCCTCCGTGAACCGAATTCTTACGGCTATGCTGCAATTAAAAACCAGCCAGTACACTATTGAGGCATTAGAGAAGTTCCGCGGTGATGAATATGTTGAGGCCCCGCACCCCCAGCAGCTGCCATTACGGTTTGAACAGTCCTTAGCATTTAAGAATGTAAACTTCAGCTTCCCTGGTGCTGCCCGGCCAACGCTTCAGGGTATAAATATTGATATAAGGAAAGGAGAAAAGATTGGGTTCATAGGTAGCTCCGGATCAGGGAAAACTACGTTGATGAATATTCTGTTGCGTTTTTATACGGAGCAGGGCGGACATATTGCCGTTGATGGTGAGCGATTAACAAGCCAACATTTGCAGGCATGGCATAAAATCATCGGCTACGTGAAGCAGGATACCTTTTTAATGGAAGCTTCTATAAAGGATAATATTACTTTGGGTGAAACCGATGTAGATGAGGCGCGCTTGCAATATGCTATTGAACAAGCTTCCCTACAAAACTTTATAAAAGGTCTGCCTGAGGGTGTTGATACCTATATAGGCGAAAGGGGTTCCAAATTGTCTGGTGGGCAAAGGCAGCGTATCGGTATAGCTCGCGCTATGTATAAAAAGACTGAGATACTAGTACTTGACGAAGCCACGAGCGCTCTTGATAATGAAACCGAACGGGAAGTTAATGAGGCTATCAATAAACTTTCGCAAACGGATATCACTATATTAATAATTGCCCACCGCATTACCACCTTACGTGAATGTGACCGAATATATGAACTGAATGAAGGTAAAATCATTGCCGAACATCAGTACGAATCTCTTATTCGTCGGATTGTATAA
- a CDS encoding UDP-glucuronic acid decarboxylase family protein — protein sequence MANSADKKRILITGGAGFLGSHLCDRFLAEGYHVIAMDNLITGNLANIEHLFGKESFEFHHHDVSKFVFVPGKLDYILHFASPASPIDYLKIPIQTLKVGSLGTHNLLGLARVKGARVLIASTSEVYGDPEVHPQVEEYYGNVNPVGPRGCYDEAKRFQEAITMAYHNHHGLETRIIRIFNTYGPRMRLDDGRVLPAFLSQALRGEALTVFGDGSQTRSFCYVDDLVEGICRLLLSDYHLPVNIGNPSEITIKEFGEEIARLTGVEFKPDYRPLPTNDPLKRRPDITKAKEILGWEPKVDRAEGLRRTLEYFKRACNCCRKTTVICSEIKSSGAYNIECGLLNFRLASSLVP from the coding sequence ATGGCTAACAGCGCTGACAAAAAACGCATTCTGATTACTGGGGGAGCCGGTTTTCTCGGCTCTCACCTCTGCGACCGGTTTCTGGCCGAGGGCTACCACGTTATTGCCATGGATAACCTGATTACGGGTAATCTGGCTAACATCGAGCATCTGTTCGGCAAGGAAAGCTTTGAGTTTCATCATCACGATGTGTCGAAGTTTGTGTTCGTGCCGGGCAAGCTCGACTACATTCTGCACTTTGCCTCCCCGGCTTCCCCCATCGATTACCTGAAAATCCCCATTCAGACGCTGAAGGTGGGCTCGTTGGGTACTCACAATCTGCTGGGCCTTGCCCGGGTGAAGGGTGCACGCGTCCTCATTGCCAGCACCTCCGAAGTATACGGCGACCCCGAAGTTCATCCGCAGGTAGAAGAGTACTACGGCAACGTAAACCCGGTAGGACCACGCGGCTGCTACGATGAAGCCAAGCGTTTTCAGGAGGCCATTACCATGGCTTACCACAACCACCACGGGCTGGAAACGCGCATCATTCGCATCTTCAACACCTACGGCCCGCGCATGCGCCTCGACGACGGCCGTGTACTGCCGGCTTTCCTGAGCCAGGCGCTGCGGGGTGAGGCCCTGACGGTATTCGGCGACGGCTCGCAGACGCGCTCCTTCTGCTACGTCGACGACCTCGTAGAGGGGATTTGCCGACTGCTGCTGAGCGACTACCACCTGCCGGTGAACATCGGTAATCCGTCAGAAATTACCATCAAGGAGTTCGGGGAAGAAATTGCCCGCCTGACTGGCGTGGAGTTCAAGCCGGATTATCGCCCCCTGCCCACCAACGACCCGTTGAAGCGTCGGCCGGACATTACGAAGGCCAAGGAAATTCTGGGCTGGGAGCCGAAGGTAGACCGAGCCGAAGGCCTCCGCCGGACGCTGGAGTACTTTAAAAGAGCATGTAATTGTTGTCGTAAAACAACGGTTATCTGCTCCGAAATAAAGTCTTCTGGGGCTTATAACATAGAGTGTGGCTTGCTAAACTTTCGTTTAGCAAGCTCTTTAGTGCCTTGA
- a CDS encoding UDP-glucose/GDP-mannose dehydrogenase family protein has product MKIAVVGTGYVGLVTGTCFAEVGIDVTCIDIDQKKIDNLRNGILPIYEPGLEEMVSRNVEAGRLHFSTNLGEAIKDCDVAFIAVGTPPGEDGSADLKYVLAVARGIGENMNSYGVIVTKSTVPVGTAAKVRRELEQALEKRGVQIDFDVASNPEFLKEGAAIDDFLKPDRIVVGVASARAEEVMRKLYKPFLLNGHPIIFMDIPSAEMTKYAANSMLATKISFMNDIANLCEIMGADVNMVRKGIGSDARIGTKFIYPGIGYGGSCFPKDVKALIKTAAENGYQMQVLQAVESVNDAQKEVLFNKVKKHFGGNLKGKKLALWGLSFKPKTDDMREAPSLVIIEKLLAEGCTVSAYDPVAMPEARHTLHDTITYAKDQYDAVIDADALLVVTEWPEFRAPNFEVVARLMKDKVVFDGRNIYEAAEMEQAGFAYHCIGIRTHHQEPA; this is encoded by the coding sequence ATGAAAATAGCAGTAGTAGGCACCGGGTACGTAGGATTGGTTACGGGCACATGCTTTGCCGAAGTCGGCATTGACGTTACCTGTATCGATATCGACCAAAAGAAAATCGACAACCTGCGCAATGGCATTCTGCCGATTTATGAGCCGGGTCTGGAAGAAATGGTGAGCCGCAACGTAGAGGCGGGCCGCCTGCATTTCTCTACCAACCTGGGCGAGGCCATCAAAGACTGCGACGTAGCATTTATAGCCGTAGGCACCCCGCCCGGCGAAGATGGCTCGGCCGACCTGAAATACGTGCTGGCCGTAGCCCGCGGAATAGGGGAGAACATGAACAGCTACGGCGTTATCGTCACCAAAAGCACGGTACCGGTAGGCACTGCGGCCAAAGTGCGCCGCGAGCTGGAGCAGGCCCTGGAAAAGCGGGGCGTGCAGATTGACTTCGACGTGGCTTCCAACCCTGAGTTCCTGAAAGAAGGTGCTGCTATTGATGACTTCCTGAAGCCGGACCGCATTGTAGTGGGTGTTGCTTCGGCCCGCGCCGAGGAGGTGATGCGCAAGCTATACAAGCCTTTCCTGCTCAACGGTCACCCCATCATCTTCATGGATATTCCGTCGGCGGAGATGACGAAATACGCGGCCAACTCTATGCTGGCTACCAAGATTTCGTTTATGAACGACATTGCCAACCTCTGCGAAATCATGGGGGCTGATGTGAACATGGTGCGCAAAGGCATTGGCTCCGACGCCCGCATCGGCACCAAGTTCATTTACCCGGGCATTGGCTACGGCGGCTCCTGCTTTCCGAAGGACGTAAAAGCCCTCATCAAAACAGCGGCTGAAAACGGCTACCAAATGCAGGTACTGCAGGCCGTGGAAAGCGTGAATGATGCCCAGAAGGAAGTGCTATTCAATAAAGTAAAAAAGCACTTTGGCGGAAACCTGAAAGGCAAAAAACTGGCTTTGTGGGGGCTGTCGTTCAAGCCCAAAACCGACGATATGCGGGAGGCGCCTTCTCTGGTCATTATCGAGAAGCTGTTGGCAGAAGGCTGCACCGTTTCGGCCTACGACCCCGTGGCTATGCCCGAAGCCCGGCACACGCTGCACGACACAATCACCTACGCCAAAGACCAGTACGACGCCGTCATTGACGCCGATGCACTGCTGGTGGTGACGGAGTGGCCCGAGTTCCGTGCGCCCAACTTCGAGGTAGTGGCCCGGCTCATGAAAGACAAAGTGGTGTTCGACGGCCGCAATATCTACGAGGCCGCTGAAATGGAGCAGGCCGGCTTTGCCTACCACTGCATTGGTATTCGTACGCATCATCAGGAACCCGCATAA
- the asnB gene encoding asparagine synthase (glutamine-hydrolyzing) — protein MCGISGVFAFTEAGRSALASLRASTDAISSRGPDSQGHFVFEQCGLGFRRLAILDLTADGNQPMTDESGRYTIVFNGEIFNFRELRQKLVKRGHRFHSQTDTEVVLQLYISEGRNFLKKLNGFFDFAIYDKEEDSLFLARDRMGEKPLLIYRDEDKLLFASEMKSLLALGIPRKLDYVALSHYLQLNYIPGPATIFKGVKKLLPGHYMYIQGGKVVRKRWYKIPYDPKKAEKNKLSYEQQQAKLVELLDDATARRLVADVPLGAFLSGGIDSSVIVALASRHTQHLNTFSIGYRDEPFFDETKYAKLVADRYKTNHTVFSLTNQDLYDHIFDVLNYIDEPFADSSALAVYILSKRTREKVTVALSGDGADELFAGYNKHMGEFQVRQGGFKAEAVTGLNLLWDVLPKSRNSFFGNKIRQFQRFSRGMLSGPKDRYWDWASFASAKDARSLLSAASRRKIGKKAAEKRRKDLLEGLHAEGDLNEVLLTDTTMVLPYDMLTKVDLMSMANSLEVRPPFLDPNVVRFAFSLPVASKIDADMKKKIVQDAFRPMLPEELYKRPKHGFEVPLLKWFRGELRPLIEDDLLSDAFVEAQGVFDVDAIRALKTQLFSRSPGDVHARIWALIVFQWWWKKWMMPSSTK, from the coding sequence ATGTGTGGAATCTCCGGAGTATTCGCTTTCACTGAGGCCGGCCGTAGCGCACTGGCTTCCCTGCGTGCCTCAACCGACGCTATCAGCAGCCGTGGCCCCGACTCCCAGGGTCATTTCGTGTTTGAGCAGTGCGGTTTAGGCTTTCGTCGCCTCGCCATCCTGGACCTGACGGCCGACGGCAACCAGCCGATGACCGATGAGTCGGGCCGCTATACCATCGTCTTCAATGGCGAGATCTTCAACTTTCGTGAGCTGCGCCAGAAGCTGGTAAAGCGCGGGCACCGCTTTCATTCCCAGACGGATACGGAGGTTGTGCTGCAGCTTTATATCTCCGAAGGGCGCAACTTCCTGAAGAAGCTCAACGGGTTCTTCGACTTTGCCATTTACGACAAGGAGGAAGACTCCCTGTTCCTGGCCCGCGACCGAATGGGGGAGAAGCCGCTGCTGATCTACCGCGACGAAGATAAGCTGCTGTTTGCCTCGGAAATGAAGTCGTTGCTAGCACTGGGTATCCCGCGCAAGCTCGACTACGTGGCCCTCAGCCACTATCTGCAGCTCAACTATATTCCGGGGCCAGCTACCATCTTTAAAGGAGTGAAAAAGCTTTTGCCGGGCCACTACATGTACATCCAGGGTGGCAAGGTGGTGCGTAAGCGCTGGTACAAGATTCCGTACGACCCCAAGAAGGCCGAGAAAAATAAGCTCTCCTACGAGCAGCAGCAGGCCAAGCTGGTGGAACTGCTCGACGACGCCACCGCGCGTCGCCTGGTGGCCGACGTACCGCTGGGTGCGTTTCTGAGCGGTGGTATTGATTCTTCGGTGATTGTGGCCCTGGCTTCCCGCCACACCCAGCACCTGAACACGTTCAGCATCGGCTACCGCGACGAGCCGTTCTTCGACGAAACCAAGTATGCCAAGCTGGTTGCGGACCGCTACAAAACCAACCACACGGTTTTCTCGCTCACCAACCAGGATTTGTACGACCACATCTTCGATGTGCTCAACTACATCGATGAGCCCTTCGCCGATTCCTCGGCCCTGGCCGTGTACATCTTGAGCAAGCGCACCCGCGAGAAAGTAACCGTAGCCCTGTCCGGCGACGGCGCCGACGAGCTGTTTGCGGGCTACAACAAGCACATGGGCGAGTTTCAGGTGCGCCAGGGCGGCTTCAAGGCCGAAGCCGTGACGGGCCTGAACCTGCTGTGGGACGTGCTGCCCAAGTCGCGCAACTCTTTCTTTGGCAACAAGATCCGGCAGTTCCAGCGCTTTTCGCGCGGCATGCTCAGCGGCCCCAAAGACCGGTACTGGGACTGGGCCTCCTTTGCTTCGGCCAAGGATGCGCGCAGCCTGTTGAGTGCCGCTTCCCGCCGCAAAATAGGCAAGAAAGCGGCTGAAAAGCGTCGTAAAGACCTGTTGGAAGGCTTGCACGCCGAAGGTGACCTGAACGAGGTGCTGCTGACCGACACCACGATGGTGCTGCCCTACGATATGCTGACCAAGGTAGACCTGATGAGCATGGCCAACTCCCTGGAGGTCCGTCCGCCCTTCCTGGACCCCAACGTGGTGCGCTTTGCCTTCTCCCTGCCCGTAGCAAGCAAAATTGATGCGGACATGAAGAAGAAAATCGTGCAGGATGCCTTCCGGCCCATGCTGCCCGAAGAACTCTACAAGCGCCCCAAGCATGGTTTTGAAGTACCTTTGCTGAAATGGTTCCGCGGGGAGCTGCGCCCGCTGATTGAAGACGACCTGCTGTCAGACGCTTTCGTAGAAGCGCAGGGTGTGTTCGACGTGGACGCTATCCGCGCCCTGAAAACCCAGCTTTTCTCCCGCAGCCCCGGGGATGTGCATGCCCGGATCTGGGCGCTCATCGTGTTCCAGTGGTGGTGGAAGAAGTGGATGATGCCCTCATCAACGAAATAA
- a CDS encoding acyl-CoA-binding protein codes for MNLQQQLDLQQQFEAAVSRVDSLPGDKAAPHMHELYGLYKQATEGDHDTKRDEVGDDTPDNPNGPQGLSQAQWDAWSKFKGVSQDDARRQYVEKVEELAGPTGQSANTAAGIDQPASATAPAPEPNEAGAPGIAKAPFENLGGASAGGLRGDINAGAPYGGEDLLKTQQ; via the coding sequence ATGAATTTGCAGCAGCAACTCGACCTTCAGCAACAATTTGAAGCCGCCGTATCGCGCGTGGACAGCCTGCCCGGCGATAAAGCCGCCCCGCATATGCATGAGCTCTACGGTCTTTATAAGCAGGCTACCGAAGGTGACCACGACACCAAACGGGATGAAGTAGGCGACGATACGCCCGACAACCCTAATGGCCCGCAAGGCCTCTCGCAGGCTCAGTGGGACGCCTGGAGCAAATTTAAAGGTGTGAGCCAAGATGATGCCCGCCGCCAGTACGTAGAAAAGGTGGAGGAGTTGGCAGGCCCGACAGGCCAATCAGCCAATACCGCCGCGGGAATCGACCAGCCGGCCTCAGCAACTGCCCCCGCACCCGAGCCTAATGAAGCTGGCGCGCCGGGAATAGCCAAAGCACCGTTCGAAAACTTAGGAGGAGCATCGGCCGGTGGTTTGCGGGGTGATATCAACGCGGGCGCGCCGTATGGGGGCGAAGACCTGCTGAAAACCCAGCAATAG
- a CDS encoding FdtA/QdtA family cupin domain-containing protein yields MLAPQLIEFPRLGSPDIGYISVAEEGKVLPFVPRRVFWTYHTPEEIVRGRHAHYKSEHVLVAVAGRIVVVTEQADGQLQSFRLDSPHLGLYIPPSSWHSMHYAESAIQLTFASELYQEEDYIRDYATFRAVWQPSKL; encoded by the coding sequence ATGCTGGCTCCGCAACTGATAGAATTTCCCCGGCTGGGCAGCCCCGATATCGGCTACATTTCCGTGGCGGAAGAAGGGAAGGTGCTGCCGTTTGTGCCCCGGCGCGTTTTCTGGACGTATCATACGCCCGAGGAAATCGTGCGGGGCCGGCACGCGCATTACAAGTCAGAGCACGTGCTGGTGGCCGTAGCCGGGCGCATTGTGGTGGTTACTGAGCAGGCTGATGGGCAGCTGCAGAGTTTCCGCCTCGATAGTCCGCACCTGGGGCTGTACATCCCGCCCAGCAGCTGGCACTCCATGCACTATGCTGAGTCCGCCATACAGCTCACGTTTGCCTCCGAGCTCTATCAGGAAGAAGACTACATCCGGGACTATGCCACCTTCCGGGCCGTATGGCAGCCAAGCAAGCTATAA
- a CDS encoding FAD-binding oxidoreductase, translating into MSEFSSITPTLLVAFEQVVGEAHVLTALRTEASAYADYGRDHTEDFHFEPAVVLRPENAEQISEIVRLCHEHRIPVTPRGAGTGLSGGALPIHNGVVLSTERLNRIIEIDERNLQATVEPGVITQVFQDAVRERGLMYPPDPASKGSCFLGGNLSESSGGPKAVKYGVTKDYVLNMQVVLPTGDIIWTGANTLKNATGYNLTQLMIGSEGTLGIITRIVFRLIPHPQQDITLLVPFRQEAQAAEAVSEIFRAGIVPSGMEFMEREAIVWSAGYLNIDLNLPEDIRAHLLIELDGNDLDRLYQEAEHVYGVLEKYDIGEILLADTAGQKEELWKIRRNIGNAVRYNSVYKEEDTVVPRAELPTLLAGVKEIGRRYGFNSVCYGHAGDGNLHINIIRGELDDDMWNHGLREPIREIFRLCVKLGGTISGEHGIGLVQRPYIGIAIGDVQLDLMRGIKRVFDPHGIMNPGKIF; encoded by the coding sequence ATGTCTGAGTTTTCTTCTATCACTCCCACCTTGCTCGTGGCCTTCGAGCAGGTAGTTGGCGAAGCCCACGTACTCACCGCGCTGCGCACGGAAGCCTCCGCCTACGCCGATTATGGCCGCGACCATACGGAGGACTTCCACTTCGAGCCCGCAGTGGTGCTCCGGCCCGAAAACGCCGAGCAGATCAGTGAAATTGTGCGCCTGTGCCACGAGCACCGCATTCCCGTCACGCCCCGCGGCGCTGGTACGGGCCTGAGCGGTGGTGCCCTGCCGATTCATAACGGAGTGGTATTGAGCACGGAGCGGCTAAACCGCATCATCGAAATAGATGAGCGCAACCTGCAGGCCACCGTAGAGCCGGGCGTTATCACGCAGGTGTTTCAGGATGCCGTGCGGGAGCGGGGCCTGATGTATCCACCCGACCCCGCCAGCAAGGGCAGCTGCTTTCTGGGCGGCAACCTGAGCGAAAGCAGCGGCGGCCCTAAAGCCGTGAAATATGGTGTCACGAAGGACTATGTGCTAAACATGCAGGTGGTGCTGCCCACCGGCGACATCATCTGGACCGGGGCCAACACGCTTAAGAATGCTACTGGCTATAACCTTACTCAGCTGATGATTGGCTCGGAGGGTACGCTGGGCATTATCACGCGCATCGTATTCCGGCTGATTCCGCACCCTCAGCAGGATATTACCCTGCTGGTGCCCTTCCGGCAGGAAGCTCAGGCAGCCGAAGCCGTATCCGAAATCTTCCGGGCGGGCATTGTGCCCTCGGGGATGGAGTTCATGGAGCGCGAAGCCATTGTCTGGTCGGCTGGCTACCTCAACATCGACCTGAATTTGCCCGAAGACATCCGGGCCCACTTGCTGATCGAGCTTGACGGCAACGACCTCGACCGCCTGTATCAGGAAGCCGAGCATGTGTATGGGGTGCTGGAGAAGTACGACATCGGCGAAATCCTGCTGGCCGACACGGCTGGGCAAAAGGAAGAGCTCTGGAAAATTCGCCGCAACATTGGCAATGCGGTGCGTTACAACTCGGTGTATAAAGAAGAAGATACCGTGGTGCCCCGCGCCGAGCTGCCCACGCTGCTGGCCGGCGTAAAGGAAATCGGGCGCCGCTACGGCTTCAACTCCGTGTGCTACGGCCACGCCGGCGACGGTAACCTGCACATCAACATCATCCGCGGCGAGCTGGACGACGACATGTGGAACCACGGCCTGCGGGAACCCATCCGGGAAATCTTTCGGCTGTGCGTAAAGCTGGGTGGCACCATCTCGGGGGAGCACGGCATTGGGCTGGTGCAGCGCCCCTACATCGGCATTGCCATCGGGGATGTGCAGCTGGATTTGATGCGCGGCATTAAGCGGGTGTTCGACCCGCACGGCATCATGAACCCCGGCAAAATCTTTTAA